The sequence below is a genomic window from Candidatus Babeliales bacterium.
AACAACAACAACGACTGGTTTTTTCATAATCTTCCCATCTACCTCTTTTTTAACAATTATCTTAACTAAAAGACAATCATCATTGAAAGATAGCAAAGGGTGGCAAGAATGCAAGAAAAAGTGCCATCAAAGAGCAGCCTAGTATTTACAATAACAATGTATTAGATATTAAGAATTATAGGACCCGTTGCTTGTTGAGCAAGTCTTTCTTTCAACTCACGGTCTTTCTTTTTTTCTGAAGATTCATGCCAACGATCCTGTTTTTTTTGATTTTGTTTGGCTGCTATTTCACGCTCTTTTATTTGTCGGTCACGTTCTTTTTCTAAGTGCTTTTCGTGCAACGTAACTTGAAATTGATAAGTGCTGTCGTTTACCAAAATGTTAAGTCTTTGTTCAAGAACTTCTGCCAAAACGCCAATTTTTTCTTGCTGTGTTTTGCAGCGCGTGCACAAGTCGCCGTATTCAGGCTTACCGGCAGCTTCACTGCCTGAAGCACTGAGTAGGCCGTAGGCCGTTGTGAGTGCATTTTTCATAGTTGTATATTCGTTACGTGCCAAAACAAGAGGCCAGCTGCTGCCAAAGCGTCCATTGGCATGGCTAATAATTTCATCAGTGCTTTTAAAATTACGTGCAATCAGCGAATCAGTTTCAACAAAATAAATTAAGTCGCTTGCAGCTCTAAAGCGCCCGGTTGGCGTAAGAGTATGAAGATATTTATTAAGAAAATACCAAGAAACACCGCCCACGCCCAAACCAACCAAACTAGAAATAATGAGTTTGTTTGAGTTTGTTAAATGAGAAAAATCTAGTTTTTTTGGAACATTGTTTATGTCTATAGTTGTTGGACGAGTGTTCAGAATCAATGAAGTAAGCCAGGCAGATAAAGCGCCTGCAGCAACCCCGCCACCGATAGCACCAAATGTTGCAGTGTTTTCGTGAATGGCGCAAAGAGGTGAGTTAACTAATGCAAGCGAGCAGAATGCAATCATATAACGACGTTTCATAAAAACTCCTATTTTTTTTGAAACAGTTTTATTATTAAAAAACAAGTGGCAGCAATTTAAATAACTGCTGCCAAAATGTCAATTCAAGTTTTAAAGCGTTACAATAGTTGCTTTTTCTTTGATGTCGCACATCAATTGTTCAAGAAGCTTGTCGCGTTTTTGATTGCGCAATTGTGATTCAATAGCAAAATAACATTCGTCCAATGTTTTAATGCGTTGTTCTTCTTTGTCTGCAAGTAAGATGCTGTGATATTTTTCTTGTGATTTGATTGGCTTGGAAATAAACCCTTTTTTCATAGCTAATACCGAAGAGTATTGCTCATCAATTTCATTTTTCTCAACCCAGCCCAAATCTTTCCAGGTAATTTCTTGAGTCTTGAGAAGCTTTTTATACTCACTAATTTTATCTTCTGGAATCGCAGCAATTTTTAAATGATAACGAGCTGGTGCAAACGTTGGATTGTTTTTGTAGTGTGCTTCAACTTCTTGTGAAGTGATTACAACTTTTTCACTAATTTCTACGCGCTTCAAGTTTTCAGCAGCCATCAAGCGGCTGAGTTGGCGTTTGTACATAGCCATGTTAAAGCCGTTTTCTTTGAGCTGTGCTTCAAAGTCATCGTCAGACATATTTGCCATACCACTTTGAATTTTAAGATTTACAATTTGGCGGTTGATGTCTGGCACGGTTGGGATCAAGTGTCGCTCGACTGCTTTTTGGCAGAAGAGTTCTTCGTCAATCATTTCATTAAGCGAATAAAAGCCGCCTTCTTTGCCTAGTTGTGGTTGTTCAAGATGTGACTTTAAAATGTTGTTGCCGTTGACGCGCACCATAATTTTATCAATTTCCCAGCGTGTACGTTCTTTTTTTTGCTCGGATGGTGTTGTTGTGGCGGCTGGAGTGGTTGTTGCTATCTTGGTTGGTTTTGGTGCAGATTCAGTTTTGATGGCTGATGTTTTTAAAGGTTCTGCTTTTTTTGCGAGAGAAACCTTTTTTGGATGAGCCATTTTTTTCTTTTTTGCAATTGCCAGTGAGTGCCATGAGGTAAGAATTACGATGGAAATTAATAACTTTTTCATGGAAATGCCTCTGTTGATAAAAAAAAGGACGAGCGAAAACTCGTCCTTATATAGTACTTTTCTTGCTTTTTACTACCTACTTATACAGCCGTGGCTGCTGATTTTTTATCAGCTGGTTTTTCGGTTGCGCCACTTGCTTGTGCTGCCTTTTTAAATTGCTCTGCCAATGCTTCAAGGTCAGATTTTTGTGAATCTTTGAAGAATTCTTCGTCGCTAGAAATATTCATATTTGCTTTGATTGCTTTAAGTTTTTCATCAAGTTTTTCTCTGAACTGATTATTTTTCAGGATATTCAAAATTTGTGGCTTAATTTCATCAAGTGCAAAATATGTTGTTTCTTCTTTATCTGAAACGTGGATAACCCAAAATTCTTTAGCAACTTTTACTTTTTCAACGGCAGGAAGATCCATCAAAGCAAACGCAGTATCTTTAATTGGGCCAGGAACGCTGGAAGCGCCAAAGCCTTTTTCTTCAGCTTTGTTAACGCGGCCAAAGCTTTTTAGTTTTGCTTTGCTATTTGCTTTTGCCAATGTGTTAAATTCATCTTCAGATTTGCCTTTTGCTTGTTCTTTGAAAGCATTTGCGTCAGCTTCGTTTTCAAAACGAGCCCCAGAGACAAGAACGCCGCCGGCTACCTTAACAAATTGTTCTTTGTTTTCGTTGAAATATTTTTGTGCGTCATTGTCTGAAGCGTTAATGCCTTCAAATACTTCTTTTTCAAAGAATTGTACTGTTAATGAATCTTTAACAAGCTTTTTCATATCTTCATAGGCTTCAATAAATTTAGGATCTTTTTGCAAGCCAGATTCTTGAGCATTAGTAATAATGACCTTTTGTTTAACCAGTTCGTCAAAGAACTTTTTCTTAATTGAAGCAGGTAGTGATTCAGCACCAGCGCCACGAAAGTATGGGTTTGCTTGCAGCATTTGCTGAATGCTTTGATTGAAATCTTTTTCGGTGATGACTGGAGTGCCGTTGATGCTGCACAAGACTTTGCCGCCGTCTTTAGCAGCTTCTTTAACTAAGGACCGCATGGCTTTTGGTTTTGATTCTTCTTTGGATCCGGTGAGCTTTTCTTTGATAGTATCAACAACAGAGCATCCTGGCAAAACAACTACAGTAAGGGCAAGAATGACCGATTTGATTGTTGTGTTTTTCATAAAAAATCCTTAATATAACCTAATATGAGTGTCACACCTCTGTACTAACTCTACACAAAAAAGCATATCAATCGTACCATACGAACTTAATTTTGCAAGGGTGGCGCCTGCGTGAGTATTTTTTTCACAAAGCGGCAATTTAACAATAACTGAAAGGTTTTTGCCAATGAAAGAGCAAGGTTCAATTTCATTTTTGTCCGCAGTGTTAATGAGCATTAACATTATTGTTGGTGTTGGCATTTATTTTGGCCCACAAATTATGACTACTCGCGCTGGTTCTATGAGCTTTTTGGGCTGGCCGCTGGTGGCACTTATGCTCTTTCCGGTCATTTGGGGTGTAGCTTTGGCTGCGCGGATGTTCCCAGGGGGTGGCAGTTTTTACAATTACTGCACACAAGGTATTAATAAAACGTTTGGCGTTATTGCTATTTGGGCATATTTGTGGGGCTTTATAGCCGTTGCTGCAACGCAAATATTGGCATTTCGCGATATTTTGGTTGCACAATTTCCTACGCCGATTTGGCATGAATATAGCCTGCTTTTGAATATTGGTTTTGTTTTAACCCTCGCGCTTCTTAATTTAGTTTCAGTGGAGCTCATTAGTAAGATTCAGAGTGTGGTAACTATTATTAAATTACTTCCCATGATTTTGGTAATTGTAATTTTGCCATTTTATTGGGACAGTTCGTACGTTTTTAACTTTAGCGATGTAAAAAACTTGGGCTTTGCAATTCCGGCAGCAATTTTTGGCTATAGCGGTTTTGAAAGCTGTAGCAACATTAGCCACATGCTCAAGGGTGGTTCACAAAAAGCCTTTGGTGTTATTTTAACAGGTTTCTTTGTGGTTGTTTCTTTGTATGCATTATTCCATCTTGGTGTCTTGCACATTATGGGTGCTGCTCAGTTGGCTGCTCAAGGTGTGCCCGCCTTCACCAACTTTTTGGGCTTTGAATCAGCAAATGTGTTGTGGTTTATGCAACGTGGGTTGACCGTTATTTTGCTGTTGAGCTTTGCTAACGCAGTTTACGGGGTAACGCTTTCAAATATTACTAACTTTTTCAACATGGCGCAGGAAAAACTTTTTCCGCATCCAAAAAAGTTGACCAGTGTTAATCACTACAACCGCCCCGTTTATGCTATTTTTATTGTTGCTTTCATAACGTTTGGTTTTATTACCTTTATTCCAACGACTGAAATTTTG
It includes:
- a CDS encoding APC family permease, which translates into the protein MKEQGSISFLSAVLMSINIIVGVGIYFGPQIMTTRAGSMSFLGWPLVALMLFPVIWGVALAARMFPGGGSFYNYCTQGINKTFGVIAIWAYLWGFIAVAATQILAFRDILVAQFPTPIWHEYSLLLNIGFVLTLALLNLVSVELISKIQSVVTIIKLLPMILVIVILPFYWDSSYVFNFSDVKNLGFAIPAAIFGYSGFESCSNISHMLKGGSQKAFGVILTGFFVVVSLYALFHLGVLHIMGAAQLAAQGVPAFTNFLGFESANVLWFMQRGLTVILLLSFANAVYGVTLSNITNFFNMAQEKLFPHPKKLTSVNHYNRPVYAIFIVAFITFGFITFIPTTEILLAISTLGVLTAYTLTLLAVARVQAKQKDYFKMVLTSLGFGSCGALGYFSWVSIEGSNMLRLCYASPLLIGVAVGTFLYLNKKK
- a CDS encoding peptidyl-prolyl cis-trans isomerase, with the translated sequence MKNTTIKSVILALTVVVLPGCSVVDTIKEKLTGSKEESKPKAMRSLVKEAAKDGGKVLCSINGTPVITEKDFNQSIQQMLQANPYFRGAGAESLPASIKKKFFDELVKQKVIITNAQESGLQKDPKFIEAYEDMKKLVKDSLTVQFFEKEVFEGINASDNDAQKYFNENKEQFVKVAGGVLVSGARFENEADANAFKEQAKGKSEDEFNTLAKANSKAKLKSFGRVNKAEEKGFGASSVPGPIKDTAFALMDLPAVEKVKVAKEFWVIHVSDKEETTYFALDEIKPQILNILKNNQFREKLDEKLKAIKANMNISSDEEFFKDSQKSDLEALAEQFKKAAQASGATEKPADKKSAATAV